A single Carettochelys insculpta isolate YL-2023 chromosome 2, ASM3395843v1, whole genome shotgun sequence DNA region contains:
- the NPBWR1 gene encoding neuropeptides B/W receptor type 1 — protein MANFSWHADPNISCALCMGRETPWPNASAPQLLPDFYLAVPIIYSLICAVGLTGNTAVIYVILRAPKMKTVTNLFILNLAVADELFTLVLPINIADHLLHQWPFGEFMCKLIISIDQYNIFSSIYFLTVMSIDRYLVVVATLGSRKVSYRTYRAAKVASLGIWALVSLIISPFAVFAKLHQEQGRSQCVFVFPSPESFWWKVSRLYTLLLGFAIPVSTICILYTALLAKLRRVHLHNQAKALDKAKKKVTLMVLVILAVCLFCWTPYHLSTVVALTMDLPQSHLIISLSYFITSLSYANSCLNPFLYACLDENFRKSFHKLVACRAVP, from the coding sequence ATGGCTAATTTCTCCTGGCACGCTGATCCCAACATATCCTGTGCACTTTGCATGGGCAGAGAGACCCCCTGGCCCAacgcctctgccccacagctgctcccTGACTTCTACCTGGCCGTGCCCATCATCTACTCCCTCATCTGCGCCGTGGGGCTGACGGGCAACACGGCTGTCATCTATGTCATCCTGCGGGCTCCCAAGATGAAGACGGTCACCAACCTGTTCATCCTCAACTTGGCTGTTGCGGATGAGCTCTTCACCCTGGTGCTGCCCATCAACATCGCTGATCACCTGCTGCACCAGTGGCCCTTTGGCGAGTTCATGTGCAAGCTGATCATCTCCATTGACCAGTATAACATCTTCTCCAGCATCTACTTCCTCACTGTCATGAGCATCGATCGCTACCTGGTAGTAGTGGCCACTCTGGGGTCTAGGAAGGTGTCATACCGCACATACCGGGCTGCCAAAGTGGCCAGCCTGGGCATCTGGGCTTTGGTCTCCCTTATCATCTCACCCTTTGCTGTGTTTGCCAAGCTCCACCAGGAGCAGGGGCGTTCCCAGTGTGTCTTTGtcttccccagcccagagagCTTCTGGTGGAAAGTCAGCCGTCTCTACACTCTCCTCCTGGGCTTTGCCATCCCTGTCTCCACCATCTGCATCCTCTACACTGCTCTGCTGGCCAAGCTACGGCGTGTGCACCTTCACAACCAAGCCAAAGCCTTGGACAAAGCCAAAAAGAAAGTGACACTGATGGTGCTGGTCATCCTGGCTGTGTGCCTTTTCTGCTGGACCCCCTACCACCTCAGCACAGTGGTGGCCCTCACCATGGACCTCCCACAGAGCCACCTCATCATCAGCCTCTCCTACTTCATCACCAGCCTCAGCTATGCCAACAGCTGTCTTAACCCATTCTTGTACGCCTGCCTGGATGAGAATTTCCGGAAGAGCTTTCACAAGCTGGTGGCGTGCAGGGCAGTCCCCTAg